From the Leptospira sp. WS60.C2 genome, one window contains:
- a CDS encoding aldolase: METSIRGLRNTLLEMKENYSFVCIKTGTETEDMGAEEISLLKTITSGILPLYVKIGGPEARNDIRICQRIGVSGISAPMVESEYALKNFIQTMKNLLTPSEFESYNKSINMETITGYRNLMDIFDSPSFQELQQVTAARSDLSASMDKKPDDKEVTRVAKKIISEAKSRGKKTSVGGTITKTNFELIASEIEPDYINSRHIMVDTKEAMKKGASDIAECMLVFEMDLFEFFAKAFPEKGYYYRNRVEINRERIGERKVLYFIR; this comes from the coding sequence ATGGAAACATCAATCCGTGGATTACGAAATACCCTACTTGAGATGAAGGAAAACTATTCGTTTGTCTGTATCAAAACAGGTACGGAAACAGAAGATATGGGTGCAGAAGAAATTTCCCTCTTAAAAACGATTACCTCAGGGATTTTACCACTGTATGTGAAAATTGGTGGTCCAGAGGCAAGAAATGACATCCGAATTTGCCAAAGGATTGGTGTTTCTGGTATCTCTGCTCCCATGGTAGAATCCGAATATGCTTTGAAAAACTTCATCCAAACGATGAAAAACCTACTCACACCATCTGAGTTTGAATCTTATAACAAGTCGATCAATATGGAAACCATCACAGGTTACCGCAATTTGATGGATATCTTTGATTCTCCGTCGTTCCAAGAATTACAACAGGTAACAGCCGCTAGATCAGACCTCAGCGCTTCTATGGATAAAAAACCAGATGATAAAGAAGTGACACGAGTTGCTAAAAAAATCATCTCGGAAGCCAAAAGCCGAGGAAAAAAAACCTCTGTTGGGGGAACAATCACCAAAACCAATTTTGAACTCATCGCAAGCGAAATTGAACCCGATTATATCAATTCCAGACATATCATGGTAGATACAAAAGAAGCTATGAAAAAAGGTGCTTCTGATATTGCAGAATGTATGTTAGTGTTTGAAATGGACTTATTTGAATTTTTTGCAAAAGCATTCCCAGAAAAAGGATACTACTATAGAAACCGAGTGGAAATTAACAGAGAACGAATCGGTGAACGAAAGGTATTGTATTTCATCCGATAA
- a CDS encoding NADP-dependent glyceraldehyde-3-phosphate dehydrogenase: MSFVFPTEESIPLPYRIRPIHQKKYLLGGEILEWTGESQTVKSPIFLNRSGNLEQVILGSYPSFDETQSLKALEAAVKAYNHGTGVWPTSTPMDRIRAVNHFISLMKEKRDQIILLLMWEIGKTEKDATKEFDRTIEYLEDTVNALLDLESNSSKYITQSGLIAQIKRSPYGVVLCMGPFNYPLNETFCTLIPAILMGNTVVFKPAKYGVLLLEPLLECFQKAFPPGVINTVYGDGAKVISPIMESGKIDVFAFIGSSQTANLITKKHPKLNRLRSVLGLNAKNPAIILPDTDLKTMIPEILAGSLSYNGQRCTALKILFVHKDILDEFTQLYLEEFSKWKAGMPWDKDVNFTPLPEEGKTKWLKELLDDAIDHGAKILNPGGGEITESFLFPAILSPVSPKARLYTEEQFGPLVPIVPFTSIEEPLDYIIQSNMGQQASIFGEDPNTVGKLIDILVNQVARVNWNAQCQRGPDAFPFSGRKDSADGTLSVTDALRVFSLRTVVSLKDTEKGRNLLEEVLKTNSSHYLSKEFHL, encoded by the coding sequence ATGAGCTTTGTTTTTCCGACTGAGGAATCGATTCCCCTTCCCTATCGCATCCGCCCTATCCACCAAAAAAAATACCTCCTCGGAGGAGAAATTCTAGAATGGACGGGGGAATCACAAACGGTTAAATCACCGATTTTCCTGAATCGAAGTGGGAACTTAGAACAAGTCATCCTGGGTTCTTACCCAAGTTTTGATGAAACGCAAAGCCTAAAGGCCTTAGAAGCCGCTGTCAAAGCATACAATCACGGAACAGGTGTTTGGCCCACATCCACACCAATGGATAGGATTCGTGCCGTGAACCATTTCATTTCCCTAATGAAAGAAAAACGAGACCAAATCATTTTACTTCTGATGTGGGAAATTGGCAAAACTGAAAAAGACGCCACAAAAGAATTTGATCGAACCATTGAATATTTAGAAGACACTGTCAATGCCCTTCTCGATCTTGAATCCAATTCTTCCAAATACATCACACAAAGTGGACTCATTGCACAAATCAAACGTTCTCCCTATGGGGTTGTGCTTTGCATGGGACCATTTAACTATCCGTTAAATGAAACTTTTTGTACTTTAATCCCTGCTATCCTTATGGGAAACACCGTTGTCTTCAAACCTGCTAAGTATGGAGTATTGCTATTGGAACCTCTCCTTGAATGTTTTCAAAAAGCATTCCCACCAGGTGTCATTAATACTGTCTATGGTGATGGTGCGAAAGTCATTTCCCCCATTATGGAATCTGGAAAAATCGATGTGTTTGCTTTCATTGGTTCCAGCCAAACGGCAAATCTTATCACCAAAAAACATCCCAAACTCAACCGCCTAAGATCTGTTTTGGGACTGAATGCCAAAAACCCAGCCATTATCCTTCCCGACACAGACCTAAAGACAATGATACCTGAAATTCTCGCTGGATCTCTTTCTTATAATGGACAAAGGTGTACGGCACTCAAAATCCTTTTTGTTCACAAAGATATCTTAGATGAATTTACCCAATTGTATTTAGAAGAATTTTCCAAATGGAAAGCAGGGATGCCCTGGGACAAAGATGTAAACTTTACACCACTTCCCGAAGAAGGAAAAACCAAATGGCTAAAAGAACTTTTGGATGATGCCATTGATCACGGTGCTAAAATCTTAAATCCTGGCGGTGGAGAAATTACAGAATCTTTTTTATTCCCAGCGATTCTTTCACCTGTGTCACCTAAGGCTCGTTTGTATACAGAAGAACAGTTTGGTCCACTTGTGCCGATTGTTCCGTTTACGTCCATCGAAGAGCCGTTAGATTATATCATCCAATCCAATATGGGACAACAAGCCAGTATCTTCGGAGAAGACCCAAATACCGTTGGCAAACTGATCGACATTCTCGTGAATCAAGTGGCACGTGTGAATTGGAATGCGCAATGCCAACGTGGTCCTGATGCCTTCCCTTTTTCAGGCAGGAAGGACTCCGCGGATGGAACACTTTCTGTGACCGATGCCCTTCGCGTTTTTTCCTTAAGAACGGTCGTAAGTTTAAAAGATACCGAAAAGGGACGTAATCTGCTAGAAGAAGTACTGAAGACAAACAGTTCTCATTACCTATCGAAAGAATTTCACTTGTAA
- a CDS encoding esterase/lipase family protein produces the protein MIQILINSLAGKTVSLTQKTTDSLLKGVQFLVKGSLSHTGDGLDLLSNAFFYKPEWRDALQKLGVQVKETGIRSNEELQKTIELTNQAFDKALFKVELTAKKSDDMVFDNRMVSSILGSSHNQKFKLTKIDMSFRTFGKDISAKETIMEFQNSGKTKSVLFVPGLFTDESVWQEQTVEYKGRQITSPGLATELEQCGYFSFYLRYNHGLPIHENGKKLMHLLDVFFSENLEIKPDVICYSLGCLIFRSCLYYAKLENKPWIGKFGRITLIAAPNKGSYLEKIGFWLGFLFEKSPNVALKIIGMVGNLRSDAIKDLSFGLIRKEEKGWKETISGYFAETYFGELDDLDVYQAYALMEGPENPLQNFLGDGIVEKKSLTYLTDKVFNQKSNQKLRTLELTKQNHFSIISARPLIHWVKEVFGVAPKA, from the coding sequence GTGATCCAAATCCTAATCAATTCCCTCGCTGGTAAAACCGTTTCGCTCACCCAAAAAACAACTGACTCTCTCTTAAAAGGCGTACAATTCTTAGTAAAAGGAAGCCTCTCTCATACAGGGGATGGTTTGGATCTATTGTCGAATGCATTTTTTTACAAACCAGAATGGAGAGACGCCTTACAAAAGCTAGGTGTCCAAGTGAAGGAGACTGGCATTCGTTCCAACGAGGAATTACAGAAAACCATCGAACTCACAAACCAAGCTTTTGACAAAGCCCTTTTCAAAGTAGAACTCACAGCCAAAAAAAGTGACGATATGGTCTTTGATAACCGCATGGTTTCCAGTATATTAGGAAGTTCTCATAATCAAAAATTCAAACTCACAAAAATTGATATGAGTTTCCGAACCTTTGGAAAAGATATTTCTGCAAAAGAAACCATCATGGAGTTTCAGAATTCTGGAAAAACAAAATCTGTTCTCTTTGTCCCTGGTCTATTTACCGACGAGTCCGTCTGGCAAGAACAAACGGTAGAATACAAAGGCAGACAAATCACTTCTCCTGGCCTTGCCACCGAACTAGAACAATGTGGATATTTCTCTTTTTATCTCCGATACAATCATGGACTTCCCATCCATGAAAATGGAAAAAAACTCATGCATCTTTTGGATGTATTTTTTTCCGAGAATTTGGAAATCAAACCCGATGTCATTTGTTACAGTTTGGGTTGTCTCATCTTTCGATCCTGTCTCTATTATGCCAAACTCGAAAACAAACCATGGATCGGAAAGTTTGGAAGGATTACCCTCATTGCAGCACCAAACAAAGGTTCGTATTTGGAAAAAATAGGTTTTTGGCTTGGGTTTTTATTTGAAAAAAGTCCTAATGTTGCCTTAAAAATCATTGGTATGGTCGGCAATTTACGAAGTGATGCCATCAAAGACTTGTCCTTTGGACTGATTCGCAAAGAGGAAAAAGGCTGGAAGGAAACCATCTCAGGATACTTTGCGGAAACATATTTTGGCGAACTGGATGACTTGGATGTGTACCAAGCGTATGCTTTGATGGAAGGTCCCGAGAACCCTCTACAAAACTTTTTAGGCGATGGGATTGTTGAGAAAAAAAGTCTCACCTATCTTACGGACAAAGTGTTCAATCAAAAATCAAACCAAAAATTACGTACGTTGGAACTCACCAAACAAAATCATTTTTCCATCATCAGTGCAAGACCTTTGATCCATTGGGTAAAAGAAGTGTTCGGTGTAGCCCCCAAAGCCTAA
- a CDS encoding MaoC family dehydratase, giving the protein MVEKSMSPFGELAPKTPASLSDIKKNIYGRYLEEFNVGDIYVHPRQFTVDRSFAQEFATVFMDANPLYLSSEYAKAHGFQDLLVHPLMVFNLALSIGVQNNSEKALANLGYYNAQFLMPVYPGDTLSSRTKILAVDDKGPDKPGIVSVRTLCLNQKNEVVLQYERKIMIYQSNGKPKGNPKPGDASAFFPESKTPALKLPNLKFPTEMKDVTWGHTYFENFKPGQIYVHQNGRTITDEHYQWTYRVGNTHPLHYDKLYSAGISGPMGGEPVVYGGLVFGWLAGMASRDISENAIWELGFTEGYHTQPAFSGDTVTCISRILTTEDKGTEYGIPAGEVQIQFIGLKNIKANDALDKFGADLFLKENDKKKLGKEKIPEKIFEIERRLIIKKQP; this is encoded by the coding sequence ATGGTCGAAAAATCAATGTCCCCCTTTGGTGAGTTAGCTCCAAAGACCCCTGCCTCTCTCTCAGACATCAAGAAGAACATCTACGGACGATACCTAGAAGAATTCAATGTCGGTGACATTTACGTTCACCCTCGCCAATTCACAGTCGACAGAAGTTTCGCTCAGGAATTTGCCACTGTGTTTATGGATGCGAATCCATTGTATTTATCCAGTGAATATGCAAAAGCGCATGGTTTCCAAGACCTACTCGTGCACCCACTTATGGTGTTTAACTTAGCACTGTCCATTGGAGTTCAGAATAACAGTGAAAAGGCGCTCGCAAACCTTGGGTATTACAACGCACAATTTTTAATGCCAGTTTATCCTGGTGACACTTTATCTTCTCGTACTAAGATTTTGGCTGTGGACGACAAAGGACCAGACAAACCAGGAATCGTAAGTGTGAGAACTCTTTGTCTGAATCAAAAAAACGAAGTGGTACTACAATACGAACGTAAGATCATGATTTACCAGTCCAATGGAAAACCAAAAGGAAATCCAAAACCTGGTGATGCTTCTGCTTTTTTCCCTGAGTCCAAAACTCCAGCACTCAAACTTCCTAACCTCAAATTCCCAACAGAGATGAAAGATGTCACTTGGGGTCATACCTATTTTGAAAACTTCAAACCTGGCCAAATTTATGTGCACCAAAATGGTAGAACCATCACTGATGAACACTACCAATGGACTTACCGCGTAGGAAACACACACCCTCTCCATTACGATAAATTGTATTCTGCAGGGATCTCTGGCCCTATGGGTGGAGAGCCTGTGGTATACGGTGGACTCGTATTTGGTTGGTTAGCTGGTATGGCATCTCGTGATATTTCAGAGAATGCAATTTGGGAACTTGGTTTCACAGAAGGGTATCATACTCAACCGGCTTTTTCTGGTGATACAGTGACTTGTATTTCTCGTATCCTGACAACAGAAGACAAAGGAACAGAATACGGAATCCCTGCAGGAGAAGTGCAAATCCAATTCATCGGTCTGAAGAACATCAAAGCAAATGATGCCTTAGATAAGTTTGGTGCGGATCTTTTCCTCAAGGAAAACGACAAAAAGAAATTGGGAAAAGAAAAAATCCCAGAAAAAATCTTCGAAATTGAAAGACGATTGATTATCAAAAAACAACCATAA
- a CDS encoding DUF2079 domain-containing protein: MNGSYLEHHFAPGMMFLSPFVALIPNRLGLAVGVFFFYQLTTVLWLFWAYRLIPKDNKKIPVKFLVFWVLLTNQMYLYRIGSSYHFEILVVFFGFFYFVLWEKSKTIFSETQINRTKIFFWLCLSLLVFLLQKEDVGIYLLLFLFPAFLYHIFRSYQSTGKLDPFSFHKNQSLYLIFVMSIITMTYLVFVFFLYPFLHGSDSFFSWSKVLQQEYHVSFKQVSGVSKSIQMYLELLASAGLGVFQLIPELLGISFIYLTHVFSNRPWHHEVYSYYSYSLIPFVLYTGILWIKSKKEIQLPLAYLILACLFWKNSLDPNFPLGTEKPSTWYDPIIQSEVTEDLTRANALVTSDANQFSEVVSEIDKIVFSQYNLSFFITDKARLYPLEHLQNQSEICNPTNVCYVVIAPNFTNPTLWPKSRILDYLEKINLKQDQKIWQGKQIEVWALRK, from the coding sequence ATGAACGGCAGTTACTTAGAACATCATTTTGCACCAGGCATGATGTTTCTTTCTCCTTTTGTGGCCTTGATACCCAATCGATTGGGTTTGGCCGTGGGAGTGTTTTTTTTCTACCAACTTACAACTGTTTTATGGTTATTTTGGGCTTACCGATTGATACCCAAAGACAACAAAAAAATACCTGTTAAATTTTTAGTATTTTGGGTTCTTCTCACGAACCAAATGTATTTGTATCGTATAGGTTCCAGTTACCATTTTGAAATTTTAGTCGTATTTTTTGGATTTTTCTATTTTGTATTGTGGGAAAAATCCAAAACTATCTTTTCCGAAACTCAAATCAATAGGACAAAAATTTTTTTTTGGTTATGCCTTTCTCTTCTCGTGTTTCTTTTGCAGAAGGAAGATGTAGGGATTTATCTCCTTTTGTTTTTGTTTCCAGCCTTTTTATACCATATCTTTAGATCTTACCAATCAACAGGAAAACTGGATCCATTCTCCTTTCACAAAAATCAATCTTTGTATCTTATTTTTGTGATGAGCATCATAACAATGACTTATCTTGTTTTTGTCTTTTTTCTCTATCCATTTCTCCATGGTTCGGATTCCTTTTTTTCTTGGTCAAAAGTTTTACAGCAAGAATACCATGTCTCTTTTAAACAAGTCTCAGGTGTTTCTAAATCGATCCAAATGTATCTAGAGCTACTCGCAAGTGCAGGACTTGGTGTCTTCCAACTCATTCCGGAACTTTTAGGAATTAGTTTCATCTATCTAACACATGTTTTTTCGAATCGACCTTGGCATCATGAAGTTTATTCGTATTACAGTTATTCTCTGATTCCTTTTGTTTTGTACACGGGGATCCTTTGGATCAAATCCAAAAAGGAAATCCAACTTCCCCTTGCCTATCTCATCCTGGCTTGTTTGTTTTGGAAAAATTCACTCGATCCTAACTTTCCTCTCGGAACCGAGAAACCATCAACTTGGTATGACCCAATCATCCAATCAGAAGTGACTGAAGATTTAACCCGTGCCAATGCTTTGGTCACATCCGATGCAAATCAATTTAGTGAAGTTGTTTCGGAAATAGACAAAATCGTCTTTTCACAATACAATCTCTCCTTTTTTATCACTGACAAAGCCCGATTGTATCCTCTTGAACATTTACAAAACCAATCAGAAATCTGCAATCCTACAAATGTATGTTATGTGGTCATTGCGCCGAATTTTACAAATCCCACACTTTGGCCAAAATCAAGAATTTTGGATTATTTGGAAAAAATAAATCTCAAACAAGACCAAAAGATTTGGCAAGGAAAACAAATTGAGGTTTGGGCTCTGAGGAAGTAG
- a CDS encoding DUF1554 domain-containing protein, translated as MRWKGFLSFILTLSALSCNPVNPRDEYLLSLLNGLSTTTSTNSFTVATSSKINVTSASVVLYYGTPQLFGFSLVREPTANVTLSFTNAKLNAIGNITFTSLNYSTLQTINLVSNTQVMESSTLNVTVSSADPFYNGVSGAIIINHRNVNIVYSGNTFIFREDNTAPSLTPTVGFPFTSCSVTPALPSGLSLNTSTCVISGTPTNPNPIPGSTYTITATDGTNSDSENITIAIEPTVYKVFVTASTYNGNLQGAAANGPLGADAKCNADSNKPATGSFKAMLTDGTNRNACSTDNCGGAGANSGENIDWVFQAGRIYIRASDSASLFSPTAAAGIVVAPGTILNHSFDTGTTKYFWTGFAVTNYWQEATAQTTNSCDDWTNGSATATASQGGRVGISNATDYTAFRSGSGQSCSNTYHLVCVEQ; from the coding sequence ATGCGATGGAAAGGATTTTTATCCTTCATTTTGACTTTGAGTGCTCTCTCTTGTAACCCGGTGAACCCGCGGGATGAGTATCTTTTATCTCTCCTAAATGGTCTGTCGACGACAACATCCACCAATTCGTTTACTGTAGCAACATCTTCGAAAATCAATGTGACTAGTGCCAGTGTGGTGTTGTATTATGGAACGCCACAACTTTTTGGTTTCTCTTTAGTTCGAGAACCCACAGCGAATGTCACATTATCTTTCACCAATGCAAAGTTAAATGCCATAGGCAACATTACCTTCACTTCCTTAAACTATAGCACATTGCAAACCATCAATTTGGTTTCCAACACTCAAGTGATGGAAAGCTCTACATTAAATGTAACAGTTTCGAGTGCTGATCCATTTTACAATGGAGTGAGTGGAGCAATCATCATTAATCATAGAAATGTAAATATAGTGTATAGTGGTAACACATTTATCTTCCGAGAGGACAATACAGCGCCTTCATTGACACCTACTGTTGGATTTCCATTCACTTCCTGCTCGGTGACTCCAGCTCTTCCAAGTGGGCTTTCTCTCAATACAAGCACATGTGTGATTTCAGGAACACCAACCAATCCAAACCCAATCCCTGGATCTACATATACGATTACGGCAACAGATGGTACCAATAGCGATTCAGAGAATATTACTATAGCAATCGAACCTACCGTTTATAAAGTCTTCGTCACAGCCTCAACGTATAATGGGAACCTACAAGGTGCGGCAGCAAATGGACCATTAGGTGCAGACGCAAAATGTAATGCAGATTCCAATAAACCAGCAACTGGTAGCTTTAAAGCAATGCTTACAGATGGAACAAATCGGAATGCTTGTTCCACGGATAATTGCGGTGGTGCTGGTGCCAATTCTGGCGAAAATATTGATTGGGTTTTTCAGGCGGGACGAATTTACATTCGGGCCAGTGATTCAGCTTCTCTGTTTTCTCCAACTGCTGCTGCCGGAATCGTAGTTGCTCCTGGGACCATCTTAAATCATAGTTTTGACACAGGCACAACGAAGTATTTTTGGACTGGATTTGCTGTGACAAACTACTGGCAAGAAGCGACTGCTCAAACCACGAATAGTTGTGATGATTGGACAAACGGATCCGCAACGGCGACGGCAAGCCAAGGTGGACGTGTCGGAATTTCAAATGCAACAGATTATACTGCTTTTCGATCAGGTAGCGGTCAGAGTTGCAGTAATACATACCATCTTGTCTGTGTAGAACAATAA
- a CDS encoding MBL fold metallo-hydrolase: MKVTIPKRIPEMEDIGDGVFKIVLPQPFYAPNNIYLYEGNDGLILIDSGYIESIPMLQASLKTRGFSFKDIRHIIYTHNHLDHISSALVLKSYARNVTYYGYRAMADGVGNYLESMLLFEEATEDLFHKAFGDKEELARILAESRKGWRQFFGKFGETKKGDPVLRIDVPIDHNDSLELGGRLFRFLYTPGHNLYHITPVDPESGIYFSGDLIIANLTAIYSEMDGNLGDYYFTLSKLLEEPIKRMLPAHGSEIEDPKKTITLVKKTLSILEKGVLRRLREGESDLKVLMEAAIGKKVHNGGHLPTALGLVYSIIQKLVLEGQIRIEKRDNGYEVFHIVS; this comes from the coding sequence TTGAAAGTAACCATCCCCAAACGAATTCCTGAGATGGAGGACATCGGGGATGGTGTCTTTAAAATTGTTTTGCCCCAACCATTTTACGCACCAAATAATATCTACTTGTATGAGGGAAATGATGGCCTAATCCTAATTGATTCGGGTTATATTGAGTCCATTCCTATGTTACAAGCCTCCCTAAAAACAAGGGGATTTTCTTTTAAAGACATTCGTCACATAATTTACACACACAACCACCTGGATCATATCTCGTCTGCATTGGTTTTGAAATCTTATGCTAGAAATGTAACGTATTATGGTTACCGTGCTATGGCGGATGGGGTTGGGAATTATTTGGAGTCGATGTTACTCTTTGAAGAAGCAACTGAAGACTTGTTTCACAAAGCGTTTGGAGACAAAGAAGAGTTGGCTAGGATTCTTGCAGAATCCAGAAAGGGTTGGCGTCAGTTTTTTGGAAAGTTTGGGGAAACAAAAAAAGGTGACCCTGTTTTACGAATTGATGTTCCGATTGATCACAATGATAGTTTGGAGTTAGGTGGAAGACTATTTCGGTTTTTATACACACCTGGCCATAATTTATACCATATCACTCCTGTGGATCCTGAGTCTGGGATTTATTTTTCGGGAGACCTAATCATTGCTAATCTCACCGCCATCTATTCTGAGATGGATGGAAATTTAGGGGATTATTATTTTACGCTTTCCAAATTATTGGAAGAGCCCATCAAACGTATGTTACCTGCTCATGGAAGCGAAATCGAAGATCCCAAAAAAACGATCACGCTTGTGAAAAAAACACTTAGCATCTTGGAAAAAGGTGTGCTTCGTCGCCTTCGGGAAGGGGAATCCGATTTAAAAGTCTTAATGGAAGCCGCAATTGGAAAAAAAGTGCATAACGGAGGTCACTTACCCACTGCCCTTGGTCTTGTGTATAGCATCATTCAAAAACTGGTCTTAGAAGGACAAATCCGTATCGAAAAACGAGACAATGGATACGAAGTCTTTCACATCGTTTCCTAA